From Acidihalobacter aeolianus, a single genomic window includes:
- a CDS encoding (R)-mandelonitrile lyase — MNAARPSPDEMQIFRAGASEPIQGSSDWFTGNVHIEKAFAAPAPARVGVALVSFEPGARTHWHTHPLGQTLVVTECVGWTQCENGPKTEIRPGDMIWCNCGRRHWHGATDTTAMKHVAINEYLDGKPVDWLEPVPDATYLATEVRKD, encoded by the coding sequence ACGCAGCACGGCCATCGCCCGATGAGATGCAGATATTCCGCGCCGGCGCGAGCGAGCCCATCCAGGGATCGAGCGACTGGTTCACCGGCAACGTGCATATCGAAAAGGCCTTCGCCGCGCCGGCCCCGGCGCGCGTGGGGGTCGCCCTCGTCAGCTTCGAGCCGGGGGCGCGCACCCACTGGCACACCCATCCGCTGGGGCAGACCCTGGTCGTGACCGAGTGCGTCGGCTGGACGCAGTGCGAAAACGGCCCCAAGACCGAGATCCGCCCCGGCGACATGATCTGGTGCAACTGCGGCCGCCGCCACTGGCACGGCGCAACCGACACCACGGCCATGAAGCACGTCGCCATCAACGAATACCTGGACGGCAAACCCGTCGACTGGCTGGAACCCGTTCCCGACGCGACCTACCTCGCAACCGAGGTCAGGAAAGACTGA